In a genomic window of Gambusia affinis linkage group LG04, SWU_Gaff_1.0, whole genome shotgun sequence:
- the aftpha gene encoding aftiphilin a isoform X5 has protein sequence MEPDVIRMYSSSPPPMDDGAEEEDDEFGDFGTFSGVPSSVSFSELDTPTSFDQNQALTATSPPDLHNGRGVLGFGHAPFGEPPKVNGRLDVRPPEWTDARKTASSSQEVSVDCNGEDAEVLTNGFVTFDLQGSPSSQDSVPSHARGPSTEDRDSVPVQEDAVQKDEFADFAAFSDSEETQSQRDRAGPPGTSACPQDRAGPPGTSACPQDRAGPPGTSACPQDRAGPVETAVCPQDDERGAEDAVRDVHRAEAPAGSCNMDRGLDCPSGDTCLSVCTTGRLSPNGTEDEDESREAGDERSSETSLGRLLSTDGLEDLGDISTTGSSPPPPGDATTPAGDDFGDFGDTVSFGTQGFSDFEQNRPDGLEPPEPAGSESEDDFGDFNSPKVLGGQRDGDGGTFADFPSSESFGKFSSAKDGEDDSGWSAFNEQNQEDGESWAAFSPEPSGEEDRDEDGEDAGRTVPLPGALSSRLEKLFLSSFPVSSAHNQQQVGEGQQVETLKVLLEPRGEEEERLSSRSARGGVWTQLQDVHEALGLRYQWGGSHGNKVLLCCLGIDTRNILFTGQKKQPVIVPMYAAGLGMLEPTKEPLKPVSAAEMIASIAQTPPAVAEKSSVQPDSVQEALPPVQFDWSSSGLTNPLDGVDPELFELTTAKLDPSGAGSRVADAFARLMSTMEKTSTSTRKPRREENLSDEAAKVIAALPDLSFMQAKVLMFPATLTPLCSQATPD, from the exons ATGGAGCCAGACGTGATCCGGATGTACTCTTCGTCGCCGCCGCCGATGGACGACGGcgcagaggaagaggacgatGAGTTTGGGGACTTTGGGACGTTCTCCGGCGTCCCCAGCAGCGTCAGCTTCTCCGAGTTGGACACGCCGACGTCCTTTGACCAAAATCAGGCACTGACCGCCACCTCGCCGCCCGACCTTCACAATGGCAGGGGGGTGCTGGGCTTTGGCCACGCCCCCTTTGGCGAACCGCCCAAGGTCAACGGCCGCCTGGACGTCCGTCCCCCAGAGTGGACGGACGCCAGGAAGACGGCGTCCTCCTCGCAGGAGGTCTCTGTTGATTGCAACGGTGAAGATGCAGAGGTCCTGACCAACGGgtttgtgacctttgaccttcaggGAAGCCCCTCCTCACAAGACTCTGTCCCCTCTCATGCCAGAGGACCGTCCACGGAGGACAGGGACAGTGTCCCGGTCCAAGAGGACGCCGTCCAAAAGGATGAGTTTGCAGactttgctgctttttctgACTCTGAAGAGACGCAGAGTCAGAGGGACAGGGCCGGTCCACCGGGGACGTCCGCCTGTCCCCAGGACAGGGCCGGTCCACCGGGGACGTCCGCCTGTCCCCAGGACAGGGCCGGTCCACCGGGGACGTCCGCCTGTCCCCAGGACAGGGCCGGTCCAGTGGAGACAGCCGTCTGTCCCCAGGACGATGAGCGGGGAGCAGAGGACGCAGTGAGGGACGTCCACCGGGCCGAGGCCCCCGCCGGCTCCTGTAACATGGACCGGGGCCTGGACTGTCCCTCGGGGGACACGTGTCTCTCTGTTTGCACTACGGGGCGTCTGTCCCCGAACGGGACGGAGGACGAGGACGAGTCCCGGGAGGCGGGGGACGAGCGTAGCTCTGAGACGTCTCTGGGCCGGCTGCTGTCCACGGACGGCCTGGAGGACCTGGGGGACATCAGCACCACGGGGTCGTCCCCGCCGCCGCCGGGGGACGCCACCACGCCCGCCGGGGACGACTTTGGAGACTTTGGGGACACTGTGTCCTTCGGGACTCAGGGCTTTTCTGACTTTGAGCAGAACCGACCGGACGGTCTGGAACCTCCAGAACCTGCTGGGTCCGAGTCGGAGGACGACTTTGGGGACTTCAACTCCCCTAAGGTCCTCGGTGGACAGCGGGACGGAGACGGGGGGACGTTTGCCGACTTTCCCAGCAGTGAAAGTTTCGGGAAATTTAGCTCAGCGAAAGACGGCGAGGATGATTCGGGCTGGAGCGCCTTCAAcgagcagaaccaggaggatggAGAGTCCTGGGCGGCGTTCAGCCCAGAGCCGAGCGGCGAGGAGGACCGGGACGAAGACGGAGAGGACGCTGGGAGGACGGTGCCTCTGCCG ggggcgctgtccAGCCGTCTGGAGAAACTGTTCCTCAGCAGCTTCCCTgttagctccgcccacaaccagcagcaggtgggggaggggcagcagGTGGAGACCCTCAAGGTCCTGCTGGAGCCAcgaggtgaggaagaggagaggctGAGCAGCAG gtCGGCGCGCGGCGGCGTCTGGACGCAGCTTCAGGACGTCCATGAGGCTCTGGGCCTGCGGTACCAGTGGGGGGGTTCCCATGGCAACAAGGTGCTGCTCTGCTGCCTCGGCATCGACACCAGGAACATC CTGTTCACGGGTCAGAAGAAGCAGCCTGTCATCGTGCCGATGTATGCGGCTGGCCTG GGGATGCTGGAGCCGACCAAGGAGCCGCTGAAGCCCGTCTCTGCTGCCGAGATGATCGCCTCCATCGCCCAGACTCCGCCCGCCGTCGCAGAGAAGAGCTCCGTCCAGCCCGACTCGGTGCAG GAGGCGCTCCCCCCGGTCCAGTTCGACTGGAGCAGCAGCGGCCTCACCAACCCTCTGGACG GCGTGGACCCGGAGCTGTTCGAGCTCACCACCGCCAAGCTGGACCCGAGCGGCGCCGGCAGCCGTGTGGCCGATGCCTTCGCTCGCCTCATGTCCACCATGGAGAAGACCAGCACGTCCACCAG GAAGCCCAGGAGGGAGGAGAACCTGAGCGACGAGGCGGCCAAGGTGATCGCGGCGCTGCCGGACCTGTCCTTCATGCAGGCCAAGGTTCTGATGTTCCCCGCCACGCTGACACCGCTCTGCTCGCAGGCCACGCCCGACTGA